A DNA window from Acidobacteriota bacterium contains the following coding sequences:
- a CDS encoding tetratricopeptide repeat protein translates to MNQILGRLIMCISFVWVLQSLALGQIPYSGTLAENSRLGGANVIACTVHWPDGSKVDRRINVKVRPQTGGDFLLSTDVSGQFVIINLPEGIYHIIIDREDAFEPVDQAVELVTDGDRLKPVYSVSIRLVEKRKPEPKPSIVKVDSIGVPDRARGFYLKALDLAKAADHTGAVQQLKLAVAEYPKFLEAYNEMGVQYQKLNDLQNAELSLRSALAIKPDAFEPMLNRGIVLFRMNKHKEAETSLRDTIKLKDQSAIGHFYLGRTLAKLSSYDEAEKELNLAISIGGSEMNEAHRMLAMMYIDKDDRPKAVSALETYLKLVPTAPDADKLREAIKQLKGQ, encoded by the coding sequence ATGAACCAAATATTGGGGCGACTTATAATGTGCATTTCCTTTGTCTGGGTCCTTCAATCGCTGGCACTCGGTCAGATCCCATACAGCGGAACTCTCGCGGAGAACTCGAGGCTCGGCGGGGCGAATGTAATTGCCTGCACTGTTCACTGGCCGGACGGTTCCAAAGTTGATAGGCGAATAAACGTTAAGGTTCGGCCCCAGACAGGCGGCGATTTCCTTCTGTCGACGGACGTTAGCGGACAGTTTGTTATTATTAATCTTCCAGAAGGTATCTATCACATCATTATTGACCGCGAAGATGCGTTTGAACCTGTCGATCAAGCCGTAGAGCTTGTCACGGACGGCGATAGGCTGAAGCCGGTTTATTCGGTATCCATTCGATTGGTGGAAAAAAGGAAGCCAGAGCCCAAACCTTCGATCGTTAAGGTTGACAGTATCGGCGTTCCAGATCGGGCGAGAGGTTTTTATTTGAAAGCACTCGATCTCGCAAAAGCCGCGGATCATACCGGAGCGGTTCAGCAGTTGAAGCTCGCGGTGGCTGAGTATCCAAAGTTTCTCGAGGCATATAACGAGATGGGGGTTCAGTACCAAAAGCTGAACGACCTGCAGAATGCTGAACTATCGCTGAGATCAGCTCTCGCTATCAAGCCGGATGCCTTCGAGCCGATGCTCAACCGCGGGATCGTGTTGTTTCGGATGAATAAGCATAAAGAAGCCGAAACATCTTTGCGTGACACTATCAAATTGAAGGATCAGTCGGCTATCGGGCATTTTTATCTTGGCCGTACACTTGCAAAACTCAGCAGCTATGATGAGGCAGAAAAGGAGTTGAATTTGGCCATCTCGATTGGCGGTTCTGAGATGAACGAAGCTCACAGGATGCTTGCTATGATGTACATCGACAAAGATGACCGTCCAAAGGCGGTTTCTGCGCTCGAAACGTATTTGAAGCTTGTTCCCACAGCCCCTGACGCCGATAAGCTTCGCGAGGCGATCAAGCAGTTGAAAGGGCAGTGA
- a CDS encoding MoxR family ATPase, with amino-acid sequence MLTYTPSTVAHILNELRKTIVGQDDVIEQILVAVLAEGHALIEGVPGTAKTLTIKTLAHIIGAQYSRIQFTPDLMPSDITGTNVFNMQTSQFALRHGPIFTDILLADEINRTPPKTQAALLEAMEERQTTIDGERYPLSPLFTVLATENPIEYEGTYPLPEAQLDRFLMKIIIDYPEQADEEEIVARWDAGFNSRHLQNVQIARLTDATLIQRCRAEVRAMRMEPGVQKYVVEIVRRTRTHPTILYGASPRASVALLLCSKALAAIRGRDFPTPDDVRDVALSVLRHRLALRAEAELDGATTDAVISDIIKTVEVPR; translated from the coding sequence ATGCTAACTTACACACCTTCTACAGTTGCACATATTCTTAACGAGCTCCGTAAGACGATCGTCGGGCAGGACGATGTGATCGAGCAGATCCTGGTCGCGGTTTTGGCCGAGGGACACGCTTTGATCGAAGGCGTTCCCGGCACAGCGAAGACGCTGACGATCAAGACGCTCGCTCACATTATCGGAGCACAGTATTCGCGAATCCAGTTCACGCCAGATCTGATGCCGTCGGATATCACCGGCACGAACGTCTTTAATATGCAGACGTCGCAATTCGCGTTGCGTCATGGGCCTATCTTTACTGACATTTTGCTCGCCGATGAGATCAACCGTACGCCGCCCAAAACCCAGGCCGCGCTGCTCGAAGCGATGGAAGAACGCCAGACCACCATCGATGGTGAACGCTATCCGCTTTCTCCCTTGTTTACGGTTCTCGCGACCGAAAACCCGATCGAATACGAAGGTACATATCCGCTGCCCGAGGCGCAGCTTGACCGTTTCTTGATGAAGATAATCATCGATTATCCGGAACAAGCCGACGAAGAAGAGATCGTGGCACGTTGGGATGCGGGATTCAACTCGCGTCATTTGCAAAATGTTCAGATCGCTCGCTTGACCGACGCAACTCTGATCCAGCGTTGCCGTGCGGAGGTAAGAGCGATGCGAATGGAGCCCGGCGTGCAGAAATATGTCGTCGAGATCGTCCGTCGCACGCGAACCCATCCAACGATCCTATACGGAGCTAGCCCGCGAGCTTCGGTCGCATTGTTGCTTTGTTCGAAAGCACTGGCGGCAATACGCGGACGTGATTTCCCGACGCCCGATGATGTTCGCGATGTCGCATTGTCGGTTCTCAGGCATCGCCTTGCATTGCGTGCGGAGGCGGAACTTGATGGAGCGACGACTGACGCCGTGATCTCGGATATTATCAAAACGGTGGAAGTTCCGAGATGA
- a CDS encoding carboxypeptidase regulatory-like domain-containing protein, with translation MRKFTKFLIVGLALLMTQIAIHAQSTGSIAGSVTDPNGAVVPGATVKVKGSAGQEFSAVTNDNGGYRIPSVANGTYSVTITATGFKTLTFSSVKVDIGTPVTVDGKLEIGSVGEVVEISSGGEVLQTQTASVGTTIQGRQITGTPIASRDALDLVGLLPGTATVGRPRQASINGLPKGALTITIDGVDVQDNLLRSSDGYFTYVRPRVDAIEEVSVSTANPGAESGGDGAVQIKFVTKRGTNNYTGGMFYQHRNEYLNANYWYLNRNPVGLYPDGTSTRQKIRLHQYGANVGGPIPFLGFGEGVGPFDSGKNKRFFFINYEEFRQPESQSRTRVVLTPAAQSGVYSYVTGGVTNTVNVFNVAAANGQLATPDPTVAAVYARIRSSLSNGGSLSPVVANLPNVQNFLFTPTSSQIRKFLALRFDFNITKNHSFEATLNRQKFDGTKDFLNSVEERFPGFPFYTQRSDRNSNSFAVRSTLSKSIVNEARYAVSYGLSNFFPGSSIADFNYMGGRSLGVSVLGATSPVNLNSNSERATPVYDLTDSVTWVKGSHSINFGGQYKRIESNGSANNLLAPTVGFGLDSTAGSADSVAYNMFNATTMPGATATQIGDARNLYAVLVGRVLSYGTTAYLGADGRYAERGSLSRIAEQKSYGLFVQDSWRAKSNLTINYGIRWQPQTAFVALSKGNYTALENFGQIYGLSGVGNIFKPGATGGQAPRVVEVPVGEKVYPDDMNNLAPTIGVVWSPNFGDKGFLHAIFGGQGQSVFRGGYSISYVREGTNLLESINGSNPGGSLPLSRNLQTNLPGTTTPSFIAGTNLRDLNNPNFAPLPGIVGTAPAFPIALGTSNSANAFDPNIKTGAVSSFSFGYQREIDRNTVVEVRYVGNRGTNLQRQWNINEFNTIENGFAAEFALAQQNLYANIAAGRGSSFAYFGAGTGTNPLPIMVSYFNPTATNNPNIAQGTAGSGYTAANFANSTLVTALSNRAPNINAFSGTSFENSAARRANAVANGRPANFFYVNSSVLTGGAFIVGNNSNTWYDSGVIEVRRRLSAGLRLSANYVFSKAQADSYASSSVAFAGFTQRPDGLDLAKSVQAFDLRHQFKLDATYDLPFGKGRKFLSQSNWAVDAIFGGWSITPTLRWQSGSPFSLGNVQLVGMTVKDLQKMIKVRKEADLVYYLPADIILNTQKAFDINVANTTTNNGYGTTYGTGGPTGKYIAPAGTGNCISRYAGTCGFNNLIVYGPGFFKLDASIQKKVSFGERRTLSIGATFLDALNHPNFRVGGWTADTVGVGVGGATFGQLGNGSAYQDTSTTNDPGGRLIDLILRFNW, from the coding sequence ATGAGAAAGTTTACCAAATTTTTGATAGTCGGCCTGGCGTTGCTCATGACCCAGATCGCTATCCACGCCCAGAGCACCGGCTCGATCGCCGGCTCGGTCACAGATCCTAATGGAGCTGTTGTCCCCGGAGCCACGGTCAAGGTCAAAGGTTCTGCGGGCCAGGAATTCTCTGCTGTCACAAATGACAACGGAGGTTACCGCATTCCGTCGGTCGCTAACGGTACTTATTCCGTAACGATCACCGCCACGGGATTTAAAACCCTTACGTTCTCAAGTGTAAAAGTTGACATCGGAACACCTGTTACGGTCGACGGAAAGCTTGAGATCGGAAGCGTCGGCGAGGTTGTTGAGATCTCGAGCGGCGGTGAAGTTCTGCAAACCCAGACGGCGTCGGTCGGCACGACGATCCAGGGCCGGCAGATCACCGGAACCCCGATCGCATCACGCGATGCACTTGATCTCGTCGGACTTCTGCCGGGAACGGCAACCGTCGGACGCCCAAGACAAGCTTCGATCAACGGTCTGCCAAAAGGCGCGCTGACGATCACGATCGATGGAGTGGACGTTCAGGACAACCTGCTCCGCTCGTCGGATGGTTATTTCACTTACGTTCGTCCGCGTGTTGACGCTATCGAGGAAGTTTCGGTTTCGACCGCTAACCCCGGTGCTGAAAGCGGCGGCGACGGTGCGGTCCAGATCAAATTCGTGACCAAACGCGGTACGAATAACTATACGGGCGGTATGTTCTACCAGCATCGCAACGAATATCTCAATGCAAACTACTGGTACCTCAACCGCAACCCTGTAGGCCTCTATCCAGACGGCACGTCGACCCGTCAGAAGATCCGTCTTCACCAGTACGGAGCTAACGTCGGCGGCCCGATCCCATTCCTGGGCTTTGGCGAAGGCGTTGGGCCATTTGATTCGGGTAAGAACAAACGATTCTTCTTCATTAACTACGAGGAATTTCGTCAGCCGGAATCACAGTCGCGTACCCGCGTCGTTTTGACGCCCGCCGCACAGTCTGGCGTTTACAGCTACGTTACGGGCGGTGTTACCAACACTGTGAATGTGTTTAACGTCGCAGCTGCCAATGGCCAGCTTGCTACACCGGACCCGACTGTTGCAGCTGTTTATGCTCGTATTCGCTCTTCTCTCAGCAATGGCGGTTCGTTGTCACCGGTTGTTGCCAACCTTCCAAACGTCCAGAATTTCCTCTTCACCCCGACGAGCAGCCAGATCCGTAAGTTTCTTGCACTTCGCTTCGATTTCAATATCACGAAAAATCACAGTTTTGAAGCAACGTTGAACAGGCAGAAATTCGACGGAACCAAGGACTTCCTCAACAGTGTTGAAGAGAGATTCCCAGGATTCCCGTTCTACACGCAGAGATCAGATCGCAACTCGAATTCATTCGCAGTTCGCTCGACTCTCTCGAAGAGCATCGTTAACGAAGCTCGCTATGCTGTTTCGTACGGTTTGTCGAATTTCTTCCCGGGATCGTCGATCGCGGATTTCAATTACATGGGCGGCCGCAGCCTGGGCGTCAGTGTCCTTGGTGCGACGTCGCCGGTCAACCTCAACTCAAACAGCGAACGCGCGACACCTGTCTACGATCTGACGGATTCGGTTACCTGGGTCAAAGGTTCGCACTCGATAAACTTTGGCGGACAATACAAACGCATCGAATCGAATGGTTCGGCGAATAACCTGCTGGCACCTACAGTTGGTTTCGGCCTTGATTCTACTGCTGGTTCAGCTGACTCGGTTGCGTACAACATGTTCAATGCGACGACCATGCCTGGTGCCACCGCAACCCAGATCGGAGATGCGAGAAACCTCTATGCTGTGCTCGTTGGTCGGGTTCTTTCATATGGAACGACCGCCTATCTCGGAGCTGATGGCCGATACGCGGAGCGTGGATCACTTTCAAGAATTGCGGAACAAAAGAGCTATGGCCTTTTTGTCCAGGATAGCTGGCGTGCCAAGTCGAATCTGACCATCAACTATGGTATTCGCTGGCAGCCGCAGACAGCCTTTGTTGCGTTAAGCAAGGGCAATTATACGGCCCTTGAGAACTTTGGCCAGATCTATGGCCTGTCGGGCGTCGGCAACATCTTCAAGCCCGGTGCAACAGGCGGACAGGCTCCGCGTGTTGTCGAGGTTCCTGTCGGAGAAAAGGTATATCCTGACGATATGAACAACCTGGCACCAACTATCGGTGTCGTTTGGAGCCCGAACTTTGGCGATAAAGGATTTTTGCACGCCATCTTTGGCGGTCAGGGGCAGAGCGTTTTCCGCGGTGGATACTCGATCTCGTATGTTCGTGAAGGCACAAACCTTCTCGAGAGCATTAATGGATCGAATCCGGGTGGATCGCTTCCTCTTTCGCGCAACCTTCAAACAAATTTGCCTGGAACGACAACCCCGAGTTTTATTGCGGGCACCAACTTGCGTGACCTCAACAATCCTAATTTTGCGCCGCTTCCGGGCATCGTAGGAACGGCTCCGGCTTTTCCGATCGCTCTAGGAACTTCAAACTCGGCGAATGCCTTCGATCCGAATATCAAGACGGGGGCTGTAAGTTCGTTCAGCTTTGGCTATCAGCGCGAGATCGACCGCAACACGGTGGTCGAGGTTCGTTATGTCGGAAACCGCGGCACAAACCTGCAGCGTCAGTGGAACATCAACGAATTCAACACCATCGAAAACGGCTTTGCTGCCGAGTTCGCACTCGCCCAGCAGAATCTGTATGCAAATATCGCAGCCGGCCGTGGTTCGAGCTTTGCATACTTCGGAGCCGGAACGGGCACAAATCCGCTGCCGATCATGGTCTCGTATTTCAACCCGACCGCTACCAATAACCCTAACATTGCTCAGGGAACCGCAGGTTCGGGCTACACGGCTGCGAACTTTGCCAACTCAACGCTGGTCACAGCCCTTTCAAACCGTGCTCCGAATATCAATGCATTTTCGGGAACGAGTTTTGAAAATAGTGCCGCCAGACGTGCGAATGCTGTCGCCAACGGGCGTCCGGCGAATTTCTTCTACGTAAACTCGTCCGTACTGACCGGTGGTGCGTTCATCGTCGGCAACAACAGCAACACCTGGTATGACTCAGGCGTTATCGAAGTCCGCCGTCGTCTGTCGGCTGGCCTTCGTCTTTCGGCCAACTACGTGTTTTCGAAGGCTCAGGCCGATTCGTACGCATCGAGCAGCGTCGCTTTTGCAGGCTTCACGCAGCGTCCGGACGGACTCGATCTCGCGAAAAGCGTTCAGGCATTTGACCTCAGGCATCAGTTCAAACTCGACGCAACCTACGACCTGCCGTTCGGAAAGGGCCGTAAGTTCCTGTCGCAGTCGAACTGGGCTGTAGATGCCATTTTCGGCGGATGGTCGATCACTCCGACGCTCCGCTGGCAGAGCGGTTCGCCATTCTCGCTGGGCAACGTTCAGCTCGTTGGTATGACCGTCAAGGATCTGCAGAAAATGATCAAGGTTCGTAAGGAAGCCGATCTGGTTTATTATCTGCCGGCCGATATCATCCTGAACACGCAGAAGGCATTTGATATCAACGTTGCGAATACGACAACCAACAACGGCTACGGAACCACCTACGGAACCGGAGGCCCGACTGGTAAGTACATCGCCCCGGCTGGAACCGGTAATTGCATTTCGCGTTACGCTGGAACATGTGGTTTCAACAACCTGATCGTTTATGGTCCGGGCTTCTTCAAGCTGGATGCAAGCATTCAGAAGAAGGTAAGCTTCGGTGAACGCCGAACGCTTTCGATCGGTGCAACGTTCCTCGATGCACTCAATCATCCAAACTTCCGGGTTGGCGGTTGGACAGCTGACACAGTCGGCGTCGGCGTCGGCGGTGCTACCTTTGGCCAGCTTGGTAACGGTTCTGCTTATCAGGACACCTCAACAACGAACGATCCAGGCGGCCGCCTGATCGATCTGATCCTGAGATTTAACTGGTAA
- a CDS encoding protein kinase translates to MNGKLVADKYRIDSLVRESESGDLYVGHHEVLDKPVTIRILSSAFAVDPRWVKRFVAEARAASALSHPNILNITDFGTDAKNVTYAVFEPADGKTLGEMTANEQPFDEKRALDITRQIASALAAAHSQKVVHAALEPRNIFVNKGDAVRVFGFGGDPMNVARDADPRYLAPEQCNAFPAADERSDVYSLGVILYEMLGGTVPYAGATAAEILAKQNSEPPPPLSAFRRDLHPEIEPIVLSAMALDPERRYPNMAAFAEDLEILASRLGGAGAEPVVAAAAAAGSKRSVWQTAFFVLAGVAIFAAALIYATSVRKTDPTANLVADAGSLPVQPIGPATGAQEESLAKLPTMTEAEIMATQSQMNDLPGGDGFNAWANGGIPPAGAPLAGSTTGIPSGIQTAPPMTYVPQGGDVYTIPQGGQSQFMPDFTPSGGVDIRCKDVQTGQEIPCPSGPPPTVKASPTPKTGAAANTAVPQPSPVTAATPKPMATPPPKGTKPATDQPDKGKPAAPATKPAKSGTQKISEELPGGE, encoded by the coding sequence ATGAACGGAAAATTAGTTGCGGATAAATATCGCATTGACAGCTTGGTTCGCGAGAGCGAGTCGGGTGATCTGTATGTTGGCCATCATGAGGTTTTGGATAAACCTGTGACCATCAGGATACTGTCGTCGGCGTTTGCTGTTGATCCGCGTTGGGTCAAGCGATTTGTTGCCGAGGCACGGGCCGCGTCAGCCCTTTCGCATCCCAATATTCTCAACATCACCGATTTTGGCACGGACGCTAAGAATGTTACTTATGCCGTCTTCGAGCCGGCAGATGGCAAAACGCTGGGTGAAATGACCGCCAATGAACAGCCTTTCGACGAAAAGCGGGCTTTGGACATCACCCGACAGATCGCTTCTGCTCTGGCAGCTGCACATTCCCAAAAGGTCGTCCACGCGGCTCTTGAACCAAGAAATATCTTTGTCAACAAGGGTGACGCAGTAAGGGTTTTCGGATTCGGCGGTGACCCGATGAACGTCGCTCGTGACGCCGACCCGCGATATCTTGCCCCCGAGCAGTGCAACGCCTTCCCGGCCGCCGATGAACGCTCGGACGTTTACTCGCTTGGCGTGATCCTCTATGAAATGCTCGGCGGAACGGTTCCGTACGCAGGAGCAACCGCTGCCGAAATTCTCGCAAAACAAAACAGTGAACCACCTCCACCGCTGTCGGCATTTCGCCGCGACCTGCATCCTGAGATCGAGCCGATCGTCCTGAGTGCGATGGCGCTGGATCCGGAACGCCGCTATCCGAACATGGCCGCTTTTGCGGAAGATCTTGAGATCCTGGCGAGCCGTCTCGGCGGCGCCGGTGCGGAACCGGTTGTAGCCGCAGCTGCGGCAGCAGGTTCGAAACGCAGCGTTTGGCAGACGGCGTTCTTTGTTCTTGCCGGAGTTGCGATCTTTGCGGCGGCTCTGATCTACGCAACTTCAGTTCGGAAAACCGATCCAACAGCGAACCTCGTGGCTGATGCGGGAAGCCTTCCGGTGCAGCCGATCGGCCCGGCCACAGGTGCTCAGGAAGAGAGCCTTGCAAAATTACCCACTATGACTGAGGCCGAGATCATGGCGACGCAGTCCCAAATGAACGATCTGCCGGGCGGCGATGGGTTTAATGCGTGGGCCAATGGCGGAATTCCGCCTGCCGGGGCTCCGTTGGCCGGTTCGACGACCGGTATTCCATCGGGTATTCAAACGGCTCCGCCAATGACCTATGTTCCCCAGGGCGGTGACGTTTATACCATCCCCCAGGGCGGGCAGAGCCAGTTCATGCCGGATTTTACCCCCAGCGGCGGTGTTGATATCCGTTGTAAGGATGTACAAACCGGGCAGGAAATTCCGTGTCCGTCGGGTCCGCCGCCAACCGTAAAAGCATCGCCAACGCCGAAAACCGGGGCCGCAGCTAACACCGCTGTCCCTCAGCCTTCTCCGGTAACGGCAGCTACCCCGAAACCGATGGCAACGCCACCGCCTAAAGGTACAAAGCCCGCGACAGATCAGCCTGATAAGGGTAAACCTGCCGCACCAGCGACAAAGCCTGCGAAGAGCGGAACACAGAAGATCTCTGAAGAACTACCTGGCGGTGAGTAG
- a CDS encoding DUF4129 domain-containing protein, with protein sequence MGLFFLFLFGAASVFAVSPADYKQRIESARFGVEQMLQGLDSAGARDQERIISEIRSEVPVSEKIEWPGGSVETQNGWLVARLKDLTDAPDEKVRREILVEISERLLAISESAGELDKTVSGELTKDQNKQKLAEILGRQEYQKPEAKEESLFQKWWREFTEWLAKMFPRPNIEPGKPSGFESFQFGLQILIFVIVAALVVFLLYRFWPFLSGRSRKRAKGKKEDRVILGERIAADESAAGLFSEAEQLAREGNLRSAIRKGYIAALCDLSDRKIVRLARHKTNRDYLRDVRKNETLFENMRGLTSNFENNWYGLRTAEQADWDDFRERYLRTIADMQRQK encoded by the coding sequence ATGGGCCTTTTTTTCTTGTTCCTTTTTGGGGCCGCATCTGTCTTTGCCGTTTCGCCTGCTGATTACAAACAGCGGATCGAATCTGCCCGGTTCGGCGTCGAGCAGATGCTGCAGGGGCTTGATTCGGCGGGGGCTAGAGATCAGGAGAGGATCATTTCGGAGATAAGATCGGAGGTTCCTGTTTCCGAAAAGATCGAGTGGCCCGGTGGGAGCGTTGAGACCCAAAATGGATGGCTTGTCGCCAGGTTAAAGGATCTCACCGATGCGCCTGACGAAAAAGTCCGGCGGGAGATCCTCGTCGAGATCAGCGAAAGGCTCCTCGCCATCTCAGAATCTGCTGGCGAACTCGACAAAACGGTTAGCGGCGAACTTACAAAGGACCAGAACAAACAGAAGCTTGCAGAGATACTCGGCCGCCAGGAGTACCAGAAGCCTGAGGCAAAAGAAGAAAGCCTTTTTCAGAAATGGTGGCGTGAATTTACGGAATGGCTGGCGAAAATGTTCCCGCGTCCGAATATCGAGCCGGGAAAGCCGTCGGGATTCGAGTCGTTCCAGTTCGGGCTTCAGATACTGATCTTCGTCATAGTCGCGGCGCTCGTGGTGTTTCTTCTATATAGATTTTGGCCGTTTCTCAGCGGCAGGTCCAGAAAGCGAGCGAAAGGAAAAAAAGAAGATCGTGTCATCCTCGGCGAGCGGATCGCGGCGGACGAATCTGCCGCGGGTCTCTTTTCCGAGGCAGAACAACTGGCACGCGAAGGGAATTTGCGGTCAGCGATCCGCAAAGGCTACATTGCAGCTTTGTGCGATCTCAGTGACCGCAAGATCGTTCGCCTCGCCCGTCATAAGACGAATCGTGATTACCTTCGCGACGTGCGCAAGAATGAGACGCTTTTTGAGAATATGCGGGGCCTGACCTCAAATTTTGAGAATAACTGGTACGGCCTGAGGACGGCCGAGCAGGCAGACTGGGATGATTTTCGCGAGCGGTATTTGAGAACCATAGCGGATATGCAGCGTCAGAAATGA
- a CDS encoding DUF4350 domain-containing protein, which produces MKQKPFIFVFLILMAAVLVGLNAASYTQKEKTADSESNPNRSSFNTGSTGTQAFYSLLLETGRKVVRWQEPPAALLTAKKNAPSVFVVTGAVRRGFTDPEVEDLLRWVSNGGRLVLIDRDPPAELLKTTANWRVSLKGNEGAEIFTVDVTDQKQMIGDAAAIKPVQPTVYTQGVNAVQPSRFASEIQFERFVDSHSPTKPTPASETETLSPPPRSVKQEPSPGGSRYDDAPPTSSSNPEREYQIRRSIPDQMPPYSGDTVESPSQLAPVVHFAKDEKNLVVDMPFGEGRIVLVSDPYIVSNAGISLVDNAQLAINIVAAGDSVIAFDEYHQGYGSDSNRFLQFFAGTPVVAIFFQAVLLIGLVFISQSRRFARPVPESEPDRLSKLEYVAAMAELQQRTKAFDLAIENIYSEFRRRVTRLLGLDNFKIKSNEIAKAITERAGLDVSATAATLHECEEIIRGGPTNKRQVVRLVSELRTIEQKLGLVRSGRARI; this is translated from the coding sequence ATGAAGCAGAAACCCTTCATATTTGTTTTTCTTATTTTGATGGCCGCCGTCCTGGTCGGCCTCAATGCAGCGTCGTACACGCAGAAGGAAAAGACTGCGGACAGCGAATCCAATCCGAATCGCTCCTCTTTCAACACGGGTTCGACGGGAACCCAGGCATTCTACTCGCTGCTTTTGGAAACCGGGCGTAAGGTCGTTCGCTGGCAGGAACCGCCCGCCGCACTTCTAACGGCAAAGAAGAACGCTCCGTCCGTCTTTGTGGTAACCGGTGCTGTACGTCGCGGGTTCACCGATCCCGAGGTTGAGGATCTGCTTCGATGGGTTTCGAATGGCGGACGCCTTGTGCTGATCGATCGTGACCCGCCGGCAGAACTGCTCAAGACGACCGCGAACTGGAGGGTCAGCTTAAAGGGAAATGAGGGGGCCGAGATCTTCACGGTCGATGTTACGGATCAAAAGCAAATGATCGGTGATGCTGCGGCGATAAAGCCCGTACAACCAACCGTTTACACGCAGGGCGTTAACGCCGTTCAGCCGTCGCGGTTTGCGTCGGAGATCCAATTTGAACGCTTTGTGGACAGCCATTCGCCGACGAAGCCGACCCCGGCGAGCGAAACAGAAACCCTGTCGCCGCCTCCGAGATCGGTAAAGCAAGAGCCTTCACCCGGCGGATCGCGTTATGACGATGCACCTCCGACGTCATCGTCGAACCCGGAGCGGGAATATCAAATTCGACGGTCGATACCCGATCAAATGCCGCCATACTCTGGCGATACGGTCGAGTCGCCAAGCCAGCTTGCTCCGGTAGTTCATTTTGCGAAGGATGAGAAGAATCTCGTGGTTGATATGCCTTTTGGGGAAGGCAGGATCGTATTGGTAAGTGATCCTTACATTGTCTCCAATGCAGGCATTTCGCTGGTCGATAACGCTCAGCTCGCGATAAATATAGTCGCGGCCGGGGATAGCGTGATCGCTTTCGATGAATATCATCAAGGCTACGGAAGCGACAGCAATCGATTTCTTCAGTTTTTTGCCGGGACTCCGGTTGTCGCGATCTTTTTTCAAGCGGTCCTACTGATCGGGCTTGTCTTTATTTCACAGAGCCGGAGGTTCGCTCGACCGGTTCCGGAGTCCGAGCCGGATCGGCTTTCGAAACTCGAATATGTCGCCGCAATGGCTGAACTGCAGCAGAGGACAAAGGCGTTCGATCTGGCGATCGAGAATATCTATAGCGAATTTCGCCGCCGCGTTACCCGACTTCTTGGCCTCGATAATTTCAAGATCAAGAGCAATGAAATAGCGAAGGCGATAACCGAACGGGCCGGATTGGACGTTTCTGCAACGGCGGCGACGCTGCATGAATGTGAAGAGATAATCCGCGGTGGCCCAACCAACAAAAGGCAGGTCGTTCGTCTGGTTAGCGAGTTGCGAACGATAGAGCAAAAACTCGGCCTGGTTCGAAGCGGGAGAGCAAGGATATAA
- a CDS encoding sulfite exporter TauE/SafE family protein: MSVEALIVLVVIFFLTSLVGVVTGSNSLIAVPAMFQVGIDPKVAVATNMFGLVFMAIGGTIPFVRQRKIDYGKVSPLIVLTLISSTIGALLVGIISNQGIKLIVSIAMIAVALFTILKGNAGVDNIDEPKSYAKPLTYFLAFLLGIYGGLFSGGYVTILTAVCVGIYGMKYGEAVASTKLINVFSSAIATAVFMWQGLVDYKLGAIIGATMFIGAYVGAHFASKLNDLWLRRIFLATVFLLAIKTLYDFI; the protein is encoded by the coding sequence ATGTCCGTCGAAGCCCTCATCGTTCTTGTGGTGATCTTTTTCCTGACGAGCCTCGTCGGGGTCGTGACCGGAAGCAATTCGCTGATCGCGGTTCCGGCTATGTTTCAGGTCGGGATCGACCCAAAGGTTGCCGTCGCGACAAACATGTTCGGCCTTGTTTTCATGGCCATCGGCGGAACGATACCGTTCGTACGGCAGAGGAAGATCGATTACGGCAAGGTTTCGCCCCTGATTGTCTTGACGCTGATCAGCTCAACAATCGGGGCTTTACTTGTCGGGATCATTAGCAATCAAGGCATCAAGCTGATCGTATCGATCGCGATGATAGCCGTCGCTTTGTTTACAATACTGAAAGGAAATGCCGGTGTTGATAATATTGATGAACCCAAGAGTTATGCGAAACCCTTGACCTATTTTCTTGCTTTTCTGCTTGGGATCTACGGCGGACTGTTCAGCGGCGGTTATGTGACGATTTTGACGGCTGTCTGCGTCGGAATATATGGGATGAAATATGGAGAGGCTGTTGCGTCTACTAAGCTGATCAATGTATTTTCCTCCGCGATCGCCACGGCAGTTTTTATGTGGCAGGGCTTAGTCGATTACAAGCTCGGTGCGATAATTGGGGCGACGATGTTCATTGGAGCCTACGTTGGGGCTCATTTCGCTTCGAAATTGAATGATCTCTGGCTGAGACGGATCTTTTTGGCAACGGTTTTCTTATTGGCCATAAAGACGCTTTACGATTTTATTTGA